Proteins found in one Nitratiruptor sp. SB155-2 genomic segment:
- the aspS gene encoding aspartate--tRNA ligase: MRTDYCAELNEKDIGKEVVLCGWANSYRDHGGVIFIDLRDKTGLVQLVCDPADSKEAHKIATRVRDEYVLIAKGKVRLRGEGLENPKLKTGKIEVVVDELVIENESEPLPFLIGDNTVNEEIRLKYRYLDLRTKEAFNTFELRSKVAIAARNFLDKNGFLEVETPILTKSTPEGARDYLVPSRLYPGEFYALPQSPQLFKQLLMVAGFDRYFQIAKCFRDEDLRADRQPEFTQIDVEMSFCTEDEVIEVAEGLIKSIFEAAGVEVKTPIRRMPYKEAMEKYGSDKPDLRFGLELVDVIDIFENTELKVFRDIAQYKKLNRIKALPVKGGADALTRKDIDALTSFVAKFGAKGLAWVKVKEDGDLQGPIVKFLSDEEKKALVDRCAVETGDLIFFGAGPKKIVLDYMGRLRNEVAKKLGLIDHDRFEFVWIVDFPMFEIEEGEVKIKALHHPFTMPKNIDTEDYEAMTSQAYDIVLNGVELGGGSIRIHKPEIQKKIFEILGIGDEEAKEKFGFLLDALKFGAPPHGGFALGFDRLVMLLTKRDNIRDVIAFPKTQKAQCLLTQAPSKVDPEQLKELHIRIREPKKYEAQ; this comes from the coding sequence TGGGCCAACAGCTACAGAGATCATGGTGGGGTCATCTTCATTGACCTTAGAGACAAAACGGGTCTTGTACAGCTCGTCTGTGACCCGGCAGACAGTAAAGAGGCACATAAAATCGCCACACGTGTACGGGACGAGTATGTGTTGATTGCAAAAGGAAAAGTTCGCCTCAGAGGCGAAGGCCTTGAAAACCCGAAACTGAAAACCGGAAAAATAGAAGTCGTTGTCGATGAGCTTGTAATAGAAAACGAGAGTGAACCACTGCCATTTTTGATTGGCGACAACACCGTGAATGAAGAGATTAGGCTCAAATACCGGTATCTCGATCTTCGGACAAAAGAGGCTTTCAACACCTTTGAGCTTCGAAGCAAAGTCGCTATTGCGGCCAGAAACTTTTTGGATAAAAACGGCTTCTTGGAAGTAGAAACGCCTATTTTGACTAAATCGACTCCGGAAGGTGCAAGGGACTATCTTGTTCCAAGCAGACTCTATCCTGGGGAATTTTATGCCTTGCCTCAATCACCGCAGCTTTTCAAGCAGCTTTTGATGGTTGCAGGATTTGATCGCTACTTTCAGATTGCAAAATGTTTCCGGGATGAAGACCTCAGAGCCGATAGACAACCCGAATTCACCCAGATAGATGTTGAGATGAGTTTCTGCACAGAAGATGAAGTTATCGAAGTTGCAGAAGGACTTATCAAATCGATTTTCGAAGCTGCGGGCGTAGAAGTAAAAACTCCAATTAGACGAATGCCATACAAAGAAGCCATGGAAAAGTATGGTAGCGATAAACCGGATTTACGGTTTGGTCTTGAACTTGTCGATGTTATCGACATTTTTGAAAACACTGAACTCAAAGTTTTTCGAGATATCGCCCAGTACAAAAAGCTCAACCGAATCAAAGCACTTCCTGTCAAAGGCGGAGCAGATGCGTTAACGCGAAAAGATATCGATGCATTGACCAGCTTCGTAGCAAAATTTGGCGCAAAGGGCCTTGCTTGGGTCAAAGTGAAAGAAGATGGCGACTTGCAAGGTCCTATCGTAAAATTTTTAAGCGATGAAGAGAAAAAAGCGCTAGTCGATCGATGTGCAGTAGAAACTGGCGATCTTATATTCTTTGGTGCAGGCCCCAAAAAGATCGTTCTTGACTATATGGGAAGATTGAGAAACGAAGTGGCAAAAAAACTTGGACTCATTGACCATGACAGATTTGAATTTGTCTGGATTGTCGATTTTCCAATGTTTGAGATTGAAGAGGGAGAGGTGAAGATAAAAGCCCTGCACCACCCTTTCACCATGCCAAAAAATATCGATACCGAAGACTACGAAGCCATGACAAGCCAGGCATACGATATCGTACTCAATGGTGTAGAGCTTGGCGGAGGAAGTATCCGTATCCACAAGCCGGAAATCCAAAAGAAAATTTTTGAAATTTTGGGAATCGGCGATGAAGAGGCAAAAGAGAAGTTCGGATTCTTACTCGATGCACTCAAATTTGGAGCGCCTCCTCACGGAGGATTTGCACTTGGATTTGACAGACTCGTGATGCTTTTGACAAAACGGGACAATATCCGTGACGTGATCGCTTTTCCAAAAACACAAAAAGCGCAGTGCCTGTTGACCCAGGCACCAAGTAAAGTTGATCCGGAACAACTCAAAGAGCTCCATATTAGAATAAGAGAACCGAAAAAGTATGAAGCTCAGTGA